One segment of Macrotis lagotis isolate mMagLag1 chromosome 1, bilby.v1.9.chrom.fasta, whole genome shotgun sequence DNA contains the following:
- the CEP104 gene encoding centrosomal protein of 104 kDa isoform X2 yields the protein MPHKIGFIVVSSSGHEDGFSAKELMVHAPTVNGWRSPRFCQFPQEIVLQMVDRCRVRKLQLLAHQYMISSKIEFYISDSLPEYFAPYQAERFRRLGYVSLCDNEKTGCKARELKSVYVDAVGQFLKLIFHKNHVNRYNLYSQVALVAVNIIGDPVDCSDESTIASREKLIDHYLGQSSEDSGLDGSYIGKPDYISPLDDLAFDMYQDPEVAQIIRRLDEKKRDAVQKERYDHAKKLKQAIADLQKVGERLGRYDVEKRCAVEKEDYDLAKEKKQQMEQYRTKVYQQLELHNLLDSEMIRKPFDFHLSPLVHSGSPCLQKSVQSPLHQEERMGEKNYVEPFPLAKTQLQNTLSVPPKQPAHVSQLMASESPSKINVDLLPYDERPLPTVLKQQGETCVEPDKVEEDVTMVSKGSIMGEPEPLTEKALREASSAIEVLGENLVARAYSKTWSYREEALLSLYNKLMTMPNGTPKEDLKNHLRAAIFLIKRAIKDLVPSVFQSSLKLLKMIITQYIPKHKLGKPETTLSVEKTLPNLLTRTGDSSARLRIIASNFIQELALCKEIKPLQIIPTYLVQPLKQNSSTHLAMSQTDLLARLLKDLGTENSGFTVDNVMRFSVSALEHRIFEIREIAIKVILDMYKTHRTLILDYLPADDGNTRKNVLFKTLFEGFAKIDGKATTADIRDQKKAATEEGEKQKKEEIKVLQVQLAALREIQAEAQTEKDKESNTGKVKNQDDPPKKTVHPNAPDSPGDHASVANYLDYLCIFCGERDDSFTEEGLDLHYWKHCPMLTRCEHCKQVVEIASLTEHLLTECDKREEFGKCHRCCEAVFKEELPKHIKSKACNPARSEKLANRCPLCHENFTPGEEAWKSHLTGPAGCTMNLRKTYYLQKIQATQMGKAVDSVTAKSGTSGSKFGSKIPTPKGGLNKSTNRAYTKR from the exons ATGCCACACAAGATTGGGTTTATAGTCGTCAGTTCATCAGGACATGAAGATGGTTTCAGTGCAAAAGAATTAATGGTCCATGCACCAACTGTTAATGGATGGAGATCACCAAG ATTTTGTCAGTTTCCCCAAGAAATTGTCCTTCAAATGGTGGACAGGTGCCGAGTTCGAAAACTTCAGTTACTCGCCCACCAGTATATGATTTCTAGTAAAATTGAGTTCTACATTAGCGACAGCTTGCCTGAATACTTCGCACCATATCAAGCAGAGCGATTTCGAAGGCTTGG TTATGTGTCTCTCTGTGACAATGAAAAGACAGGATGTAAGGCTCGAGAACTGAAATCTGTTTATGTGGACGCTGTAGGACAATTTCTCAagttgatttttcataaaaaccatGTCAATAGGTACAACTTATATAGCCAG gTTGCTTTAGTGGCAGTTAATATCATTGGGGACCCTGTAGACTGCAGTGATGAAAGCACTATT GCCTCCAGAGAGAAGTTGATTGACCATTATCTTGGACAGAGTTCAGAGGATTCAGGATTAGATGGATCATATATTGG GAAACCTGACTATATTTCTCCCCTGGATGACTTGGCCTTTGATATGTACCAGGATCCAGAAGTTGCCCAGATAATCCGCAGGTTAGATGAAAAGAAACGAGATGCCGTCCAAAAGGAGCGTTACGATCATGCCAAGAAACTGAAACAGGCTATTGCCGACCTGCAGAAG GTTGGGGAGCGTCTTGGCAGATATGATGTGGAAAAGCGCTGTGCTGTGGAGAAAGAAGACTATGACCTGGCCAAAGAGAAGAAGCAGCAGATGGAGCAGTACCGTACCAAAGTGTACCAGCAGCTGGAGCTGCACAACCTCCTCGACTCTGAGATG ATTCGAAAGCCTTTTGATTTTCACCTCTCACCCCTGGTCCATTCAGGCAGCCCCTGCCTGCAGAAATCGGTACAGTCACCACTGCACCAGGAggagagaatgggagaaaaaaactATGTGGAGCCGTTCCCCCTGGCCAAGACTCAGCTTCAGAACACTCTGAGTGTTCCCCCTAAACAGCCAGCCCATGTGAGCCAGCTAATGGCCTCCGAGTCTCCTTCAAAGATCAAT gTTGATTTATTGCCTTATGATGAAAGACCTCTTCCAACTGTTCTTAAGCAACAAGGAGAAACATGTGTGGAACCAGATAAGGTTGAAGAAGATGTCACTATGGTTTCAAAAGGCAGCATTATGGGAGAGCCAGAGCCCTTGACTGAGAAAGCATTGAGAGAAGCCAGTTCTGCCATTGAAGTGTTGGGAGAAAACctg GTTGCTAGAGCTTATTCTAAGACCTGGTCATACCGAGAAGAAGCATTGCTGTCATTGTATAACAAACTAATGACTATGCCTAATGGGACACCAAAAGAAGATCTAAAGAACCACCTCAGAGCCGCCATCTTTCTGATAAAAAGAGCCATCAAGGACCTCGTGCCTTCA GTCTTCCAATCATCtctgaaattattaaaaatgatcaTCACTCAATACATTCCTAAGCATAAGCTTGGTAAGCCAGAAACCACCCTCTCTGTGGAGAAGACTCTTCCCAATCTGCTGACCAGAACTGGGGACTCTTCTGCTCGCCTCCGCATCATCGCCTCAAACTTCATTCAG GAACTGGCTCTGTGTAAGGAAATTAAGCCCCTCCAAATTATTCCAACTTATTTAGTTCAACCATTAAAACAGAATTCTTCAACTCATCTGGCAATGAGTCAGACGGACTTACTAGCACGTCTGTTAAAAGACCTGGGAACGGAAAACTCTGGATTTACTGTCGATAATGTGATGCGG TTTTCAGTGAGTGCTTTGGAGCACAGAATCTTTGAAATACGAGAAATTGCTATAAAAGTTATTTTGGACATGTACAAGACGCATCGGACCCTAATTCTAGACTACCTGCCTGCAGACGATGGCAACACTCGCAAGAACGTTCTTTTTAAGACACTTTTTGAGGGATTTGCAAAAATAGATGGCAAGGCTACAACAGCGGACATCAGG gaTCAAAAAAAGGCAGCaacagaagaaggagaaaaacaaaagaaagaagaaataaaagttctgCAGGTACAGCTGGCAGCATTGAGAGAGATTCAGGCAGAAGCTCAAACTGAAAAG GACAAAGAAAGCAACACAGGAAAAGTGAAGAACCAAG atgaccccccaaaaaaaacagttCATCCCAATGCTCCAGACAGTCCTGGTGATCATGCCTCCGTTGCAAATTATTTGGATTA TCTTTGCATCTTTTGTGGGGAAAGAGATGACTCGTTCACAGAAGAAGGCTTGGATCTCCATTACTGGAAACATTGTCCTATGTTGACAAGATGTGAACACTGCAAACAG GTGGTGGAGATAGCCAGTCTGACCGAACACCTGCTGACAGAATGTGACAAAAGAGAGGAGTTTGGAAAGTGCCACCGCTGCTGTGAAGCTGTCTTCAAGGAGGAGCTGCCCAAACATATCAAAAGCAAAGCTTGCAATC CTGCCAGATCAGAAAAGCTTGCAAACCGGTGTCCTTTGTGCCATGAGAATTTTACACCAGGAGAGGAG GCCTGGAAATCTCACCTGACAGGGCCAGCAGGCTGCACAATGAACCTGCGCAAGACATACTACTTGCAGAAGATACAAGCCACACAGATGG GGAAAGCAGTAGACTCAGTGACGGCCAAATCGGGCACTTCAGGATCCAAATTTGGAAGCAAGATCCCCACCCCCAAAGGAGGCCTGAATAAAAGCACTAACAGGGCATATACCAAACGATGA
- the CEP104 gene encoding centrosomal protein of 104 kDa isoform X1 — protein MPHKIGFIVVSSSGHEDGFSAKELMVHAPTVNGWRSPRFCQFPQEIVLQMVDRCRVRKLQLLAHQYMISSKIEFYISDSLPEYFAPYQAERFRRLGYVSLCDNEKTGCKARELKSVYVDAVGQFLKLIFHKNHVNRYNLYSQVALVAVNIIGDPVDCSDESTIFFLFPKASREKLIDHYLGQSSEDSGLDGSYIGKPDYISPLDDLAFDMYQDPEVAQIIRRLDEKKRDAVQKERYDHAKKLKQAIADLQKVGERLGRYDVEKRCAVEKEDYDLAKEKKQQMEQYRTKVYQQLELHNLLDSEMIRKPFDFHLSPLVHSGSPCLQKSVQSPLHQEERMGEKNYVEPFPLAKTQLQNTLSVPPKQPAHVSQLMASESPSKINVDLLPYDERPLPTVLKQQGETCVEPDKVEEDVTMVSKGSIMGEPEPLTEKALREASSAIEVLGENLVARAYSKTWSYREEALLSLYNKLMTMPNGTPKEDLKNHLRAAIFLIKRAIKDLVPSVFQSSLKLLKMIITQYIPKHKLGKPETTLSVEKTLPNLLTRTGDSSARLRIIASNFIQELALCKEIKPLQIIPTYLVQPLKQNSSTHLAMSQTDLLARLLKDLGTENSGFTVDNVMRFSVSALEHRIFEIREIAIKVILDMYKTHRTLILDYLPADDGNTRKNVLFKTLFEGFAKIDGKATTADIRDQKKAATEEGEKQKKEEIKVLQVQLAALREIQAEAQTEKDKESNTGKVKNQDDPPKKTVHPNAPDSPGDHASVANYLDYLCIFCGERDDSFTEEGLDLHYWKHCPMLTRCEHCKQVVEIASLTEHLLTECDKREEFGKCHRCCEAVFKEELPKHIKSKACNPARSEKLANRCPLCHENFTPGEEAWKSHLTGPAGCTMNLRKTYYLQKIQATQMGKAVDSVTAKSGTSGSKFGSKIPTPKGGLNKSTNRAYTKR, from the exons ATGCCACACAAGATTGGGTTTATAGTCGTCAGTTCATCAGGACATGAAGATGGTTTCAGTGCAAAAGAATTAATGGTCCATGCACCAACTGTTAATGGATGGAGATCACCAAG ATTTTGTCAGTTTCCCCAAGAAATTGTCCTTCAAATGGTGGACAGGTGCCGAGTTCGAAAACTTCAGTTACTCGCCCACCAGTATATGATTTCTAGTAAAATTGAGTTCTACATTAGCGACAGCTTGCCTGAATACTTCGCACCATATCAAGCAGAGCGATTTCGAAGGCTTGG TTATGTGTCTCTCTGTGACAATGAAAAGACAGGATGTAAGGCTCGAGAACTGAAATCTGTTTATGTGGACGCTGTAGGACAATTTCTCAagttgatttttcataaaaaccatGTCAATAGGTACAACTTATATAGCCAG gTTGCTTTAGTGGCAGTTAATATCATTGGGGACCCTGTAGACTGCAGTGATGAAAGCACTATT ttttttttgttcCCAAAGGCCTCCAGAGAGAAGTTGATTGACCATTATCTTGGACAGAGTTCAGAGGATTCAGGATTAGATGGATCATATATTGG GAAACCTGACTATATTTCTCCCCTGGATGACTTGGCCTTTGATATGTACCAGGATCCAGAAGTTGCCCAGATAATCCGCAGGTTAGATGAAAAGAAACGAGATGCCGTCCAAAAGGAGCGTTACGATCATGCCAAGAAACTGAAACAGGCTATTGCCGACCTGCAGAAG GTTGGGGAGCGTCTTGGCAGATATGATGTGGAAAAGCGCTGTGCTGTGGAGAAAGAAGACTATGACCTGGCCAAAGAGAAGAAGCAGCAGATGGAGCAGTACCGTACCAAAGTGTACCAGCAGCTGGAGCTGCACAACCTCCTCGACTCTGAGATG ATTCGAAAGCCTTTTGATTTTCACCTCTCACCCCTGGTCCATTCAGGCAGCCCCTGCCTGCAGAAATCGGTACAGTCACCACTGCACCAGGAggagagaatgggagaaaaaaactATGTGGAGCCGTTCCCCCTGGCCAAGACTCAGCTTCAGAACACTCTGAGTGTTCCCCCTAAACAGCCAGCCCATGTGAGCCAGCTAATGGCCTCCGAGTCTCCTTCAAAGATCAAT gTTGATTTATTGCCTTATGATGAAAGACCTCTTCCAACTGTTCTTAAGCAACAAGGAGAAACATGTGTGGAACCAGATAAGGTTGAAGAAGATGTCACTATGGTTTCAAAAGGCAGCATTATGGGAGAGCCAGAGCCCTTGACTGAGAAAGCATTGAGAGAAGCCAGTTCTGCCATTGAAGTGTTGGGAGAAAACctg GTTGCTAGAGCTTATTCTAAGACCTGGTCATACCGAGAAGAAGCATTGCTGTCATTGTATAACAAACTAATGACTATGCCTAATGGGACACCAAAAGAAGATCTAAAGAACCACCTCAGAGCCGCCATCTTTCTGATAAAAAGAGCCATCAAGGACCTCGTGCCTTCA GTCTTCCAATCATCtctgaaattattaaaaatgatcaTCACTCAATACATTCCTAAGCATAAGCTTGGTAAGCCAGAAACCACCCTCTCTGTGGAGAAGACTCTTCCCAATCTGCTGACCAGAACTGGGGACTCTTCTGCTCGCCTCCGCATCATCGCCTCAAACTTCATTCAG GAACTGGCTCTGTGTAAGGAAATTAAGCCCCTCCAAATTATTCCAACTTATTTAGTTCAACCATTAAAACAGAATTCTTCAACTCATCTGGCAATGAGTCAGACGGACTTACTAGCACGTCTGTTAAAAGACCTGGGAACGGAAAACTCTGGATTTACTGTCGATAATGTGATGCGG TTTTCAGTGAGTGCTTTGGAGCACAGAATCTTTGAAATACGAGAAATTGCTATAAAAGTTATTTTGGACATGTACAAGACGCATCGGACCCTAATTCTAGACTACCTGCCTGCAGACGATGGCAACACTCGCAAGAACGTTCTTTTTAAGACACTTTTTGAGGGATTTGCAAAAATAGATGGCAAGGCTACAACAGCGGACATCAGG gaTCAAAAAAAGGCAGCaacagaagaaggagaaaaacaaaagaaagaagaaataaaagttctgCAGGTACAGCTGGCAGCATTGAGAGAGATTCAGGCAGAAGCTCAAACTGAAAAG GACAAAGAAAGCAACACAGGAAAAGTGAAGAACCAAG atgaccccccaaaaaaaacagttCATCCCAATGCTCCAGACAGTCCTGGTGATCATGCCTCCGTTGCAAATTATTTGGATTA TCTTTGCATCTTTTGTGGGGAAAGAGATGACTCGTTCACAGAAGAAGGCTTGGATCTCCATTACTGGAAACATTGTCCTATGTTGACAAGATGTGAACACTGCAAACAG GTGGTGGAGATAGCCAGTCTGACCGAACACCTGCTGACAGAATGTGACAAAAGAGAGGAGTTTGGAAAGTGCCACCGCTGCTGTGAAGCTGTCTTCAAGGAGGAGCTGCCCAAACATATCAAAAGCAAAGCTTGCAATC CTGCCAGATCAGAAAAGCTTGCAAACCGGTGTCCTTTGTGCCATGAGAATTTTACACCAGGAGAGGAG GCCTGGAAATCTCACCTGACAGGGCCAGCAGGCTGCACAATGAACCTGCGCAAGACATACTACTTGCAGAAGATACAAGCCACACAGATGG GGAAAGCAGTAGACTCAGTGACGGCCAAATCGGGCACTTCAGGATCCAAATTTGGAAGCAAGATCCCCACCCCCAAAGGAGGCCTGAATAAAAGCACTAACAGGGCATATACCAAACGATGA
- the CEP104 gene encoding centrosomal protein of 104 kDa isoform X3 has protein sequence MPHKIGFIVVSSSGHEDGFSAKELMVHAPTVNGWRSPRFCQFPQEIVLQMVDRCRVRKLQLLAHQYMISSKIEFYISDSLPEYFAPYQAERFRRLGYVSLCDNEKTGCKARELKSVYVDAVGQFLKLIFHKNHVNRYNLYSQVALVAVNIIGDPVDCSDESTIFFLFPKASREKLIDHYLGQSSEDSGLDGSYIGKPDYISPLDDLAFDMYQDPEVAQIIRRLDEKKRDAVQKERYDHAKKLKQAIADLQKVGERLGRYDVEKRCAVEKEDYDLAKEKKQQMEQYRTKVYQQLELHNLLDSEMIRKPFDFHLSPLVHSGSPCLQKSVQSPLHQEERMGEKNYVEPFPLAKTQLQNTLSVPPKQPAHVSQLMASESPSKINVDLLPYDERPLPTVLKQQGETCVEPDKVEEDVTMVSKGSIMGEPEPLTEKALREASSAIEVLGENLVARAYSKTWSYREEALLSLYNKLMTMPNGTPKEDLKNHLRAAIFLIKRAIKDLVPSVFQSSLKLLKMIITQYIPKHKLGKPETTLSVEKTLPNLLTRTGDSSARLRIIASNFIQELALCKEIKPLQIIPTYLVQPLKQNSSTHLAMSQTDLLARLLKDLGTENSGFTVDNVMRFSVSALEHRIFEIREIAIKVILDMYKTHRTLILDYLPADDGNTRKNVLFKTLFEGFAKIDGKATTADIRDQKKAATEEGEKQKKEEIKVLQDKESNTGKVKNQDDPPKKTVHPNAPDSPGDHASVANYLDYLCIFCGERDDSFTEEGLDLHYWKHCPMLTRCEHCKQVVEIASLTEHLLTECDKREEFGKCHRCCEAVFKEELPKHIKSKACNPARSEKLANRCPLCHENFTPGEEAWKSHLTGPAGCTMNLRKTYYLQKIQATQMGKAVDSVTAKSGTSGSKFGSKIPTPKGGLNKSTNRAYTKR, from the exons ATGCCACACAAGATTGGGTTTATAGTCGTCAGTTCATCAGGACATGAAGATGGTTTCAGTGCAAAAGAATTAATGGTCCATGCACCAACTGTTAATGGATGGAGATCACCAAG ATTTTGTCAGTTTCCCCAAGAAATTGTCCTTCAAATGGTGGACAGGTGCCGAGTTCGAAAACTTCAGTTACTCGCCCACCAGTATATGATTTCTAGTAAAATTGAGTTCTACATTAGCGACAGCTTGCCTGAATACTTCGCACCATATCAAGCAGAGCGATTTCGAAGGCTTGG TTATGTGTCTCTCTGTGACAATGAAAAGACAGGATGTAAGGCTCGAGAACTGAAATCTGTTTATGTGGACGCTGTAGGACAATTTCTCAagttgatttttcataaaaaccatGTCAATAGGTACAACTTATATAGCCAG gTTGCTTTAGTGGCAGTTAATATCATTGGGGACCCTGTAGACTGCAGTGATGAAAGCACTATT ttttttttgttcCCAAAGGCCTCCAGAGAGAAGTTGATTGACCATTATCTTGGACAGAGTTCAGAGGATTCAGGATTAGATGGATCATATATTGG GAAACCTGACTATATTTCTCCCCTGGATGACTTGGCCTTTGATATGTACCAGGATCCAGAAGTTGCCCAGATAATCCGCAGGTTAGATGAAAAGAAACGAGATGCCGTCCAAAAGGAGCGTTACGATCATGCCAAGAAACTGAAACAGGCTATTGCCGACCTGCAGAAG GTTGGGGAGCGTCTTGGCAGATATGATGTGGAAAAGCGCTGTGCTGTGGAGAAAGAAGACTATGACCTGGCCAAAGAGAAGAAGCAGCAGATGGAGCAGTACCGTACCAAAGTGTACCAGCAGCTGGAGCTGCACAACCTCCTCGACTCTGAGATG ATTCGAAAGCCTTTTGATTTTCACCTCTCACCCCTGGTCCATTCAGGCAGCCCCTGCCTGCAGAAATCGGTACAGTCACCACTGCACCAGGAggagagaatgggagaaaaaaactATGTGGAGCCGTTCCCCCTGGCCAAGACTCAGCTTCAGAACACTCTGAGTGTTCCCCCTAAACAGCCAGCCCATGTGAGCCAGCTAATGGCCTCCGAGTCTCCTTCAAAGATCAAT gTTGATTTATTGCCTTATGATGAAAGACCTCTTCCAACTGTTCTTAAGCAACAAGGAGAAACATGTGTGGAACCAGATAAGGTTGAAGAAGATGTCACTATGGTTTCAAAAGGCAGCATTATGGGAGAGCCAGAGCCCTTGACTGAGAAAGCATTGAGAGAAGCCAGTTCTGCCATTGAAGTGTTGGGAGAAAACctg GTTGCTAGAGCTTATTCTAAGACCTGGTCATACCGAGAAGAAGCATTGCTGTCATTGTATAACAAACTAATGACTATGCCTAATGGGACACCAAAAGAAGATCTAAAGAACCACCTCAGAGCCGCCATCTTTCTGATAAAAAGAGCCATCAAGGACCTCGTGCCTTCA GTCTTCCAATCATCtctgaaattattaaaaatgatcaTCACTCAATACATTCCTAAGCATAAGCTTGGTAAGCCAGAAACCACCCTCTCTGTGGAGAAGACTCTTCCCAATCTGCTGACCAGAACTGGGGACTCTTCTGCTCGCCTCCGCATCATCGCCTCAAACTTCATTCAG GAACTGGCTCTGTGTAAGGAAATTAAGCCCCTCCAAATTATTCCAACTTATTTAGTTCAACCATTAAAACAGAATTCTTCAACTCATCTGGCAATGAGTCAGACGGACTTACTAGCACGTCTGTTAAAAGACCTGGGAACGGAAAACTCTGGATTTACTGTCGATAATGTGATGCGG TTTTCAGTGAGTGCTTTGGAGCACAGAATCTTTGAAATACGAGAAATTGCTATAAAAGTTATTTTGGACATGTACAAGACGCATCGGACCCTAATTCTAGACTACCTGCCTGCAGACGATGGCAACACTCGCAAGAACGTTCTTTTTAAGACACTTTTTGAGGGATTTGCAAAAATAGATGGCAAGGCTACAACAGCGGACATCAGG gaTCAAAAAAAGGCAGCaacagaagaaggagaaaaacaaaagaaagaagaaataaaagttctgCAG GACAAAGAAAGCAACACAGGAAAAGTGAAGAACCAAG atgaccccccaaaaaaaacagttCATCCCAATGCTCCAGACAGTCCTGGTGATCATGCCTCCGTTGCAAATTATTTGGATTA TCTTTGCATCTTTTGTGGGGAAAGAGATGACTCGTTCACAGAAGAAGGCTTGGATCTCCATTACTGGAAACATTGTCCTATGTTGACAAGATGTGAACACTGCAAACAG GTGGTGGAGATAGCCAGTCTGACCGAACACCTGCTGACAGAATGTGACAAAAGAGAGGAGTTTGGAAAGTGCCACCGCTGCTGTGAAGCTGTCTTCAAGGAGGAGCTGCCCAAACATATCAAAAGCAAAGCTTGCAATC CTGCCAGATCAGAAAAGCTTGCAAACCGGTGTCCTTTGTGCCATGAGAATTTTACACCAGGAGAGGAG GCCTGGAAATCTCACCTGACAGGGCCAGCAGGCTGCACAATGAACCTGCGCAAGACATACTACTTGCAGAAGATACAAGCCACACAGATGG GGAAAGCAGTAGACTCAGTGACGGCCAAATCGGGCACTTCAGGATCCAAATTTGGAAGCAAGATCCCCACCCCCAAAGGAGGCCTGAATAAAAGCACTAACAGGGCATATACCAAACGATGA